TTGAAATACGAAAGAATCAAATCAGTATGACTGTCTTTTCTGTTTGGCTTGGCCTTGATGATGGGGCGGAAATACCCAATTTTATCTGATTTGCGAAGGAGAAGTTCCATAAGCCCCAGCGAAATCAGTGATTTTCCTGAATTGGGCTCTATGGTAGAGATGAATACGGAATTAGACATATTATAAGTGTACTTTTGGTAGGCACTTTGAGAATGGAAAAAGTGCGATTTCACATAAATATAGTAACGTTTTGTTAGTTGCATAGGTCGATCTTATTTTAATATTCTATGAAAAAAATAGTAGTGTTATCTGGGGCAGGGATCAGTGCCGAAAGCGGGATACGTACCTTTCGAGATGCTGATGGATTATGGGAGGGACATGACGTGATGGAAGTTGCTTCTCCTGCAGGGTGGAAGAAGGATAGAGCTTTGGTACTAGATTTTTACAACCAAAGAAGAAAACAAGCTTTGGCAGCTCAACCCAATGCCGGACACCTCGAGTTGGCACAGCTGGAACAGGATTATGAAGTGGTAGTAGTCACACAAAATGTGGACAATCTACATGAGAAGGCTGGATCGAGTCAGGTGATTCACCTGCATGGTGAATTGTTCAAGGTACGGAGTACCATTGACGAGTCTTTGGTATATGATCTGGACGGTTGGGAGATGAATCTCGGAGATCGCTGTGATAAAGGTTCTCAACTCAGACCACACATTGTTTGGTTTGGAGAGATGGTGCCTATGATGGAAGAGGCCGTGAGAGAAGCAATGACTGCTGATGTATTCATCGTGGTGGGCACATCGCTGGCAGTCTATCCTGCTGCCGGATTGATAAACTATGTGGGTGCGGAGGTGCCTAAGTTTGTGATTGATCCAAACATGCCTCCATTGCCCGCATCGGACAACCTATACTTGTACCCAGAGAAAGCCACGACTGGAGTGAAAAAGGTTGCTGCATATTTGAGGGAGAGTTTGAAATTGTAGTATTTCATGAATCAGTTGTTTTTATGCGATATCGCAGGTGTGTTGAAAACGTATAGGGTATTTGCGTAATTTGATAATGTAAACACCTATAAAGTGCTGGTATTAAGGTGTTTCGTGTTGTGTTCTTGAATTAAATTTATATATTC
The DNA window shown above is from Reichenbachiella sp. 5M10 and carries:
- a CDS encoding NAD-dependent deacylase, which translates into the protein MKKIVVLSGAGISAESGIRTFRDADGLWEGHDVMEVASPAGWKKDRALVLDFYNQRRKQALAAQPNAGHLELAQLEQDYEVVVVTQNVDNLHEKAGSSQVIHLHGELFKVRSTIDESLVYDLDGWEMNLGDRCDKGSQLRPHIVWFGEMVPMMEEAVREAMTADVFIVVGTSLAVYPAAGLINYVGAEVPKFVIDPNMPPLPASDNLYLYPEKATTGVKKVAAYLRESLKL